The Candida orthopsilosis Co 90-125, chromosome 3 draft sequence sequence TGATGCTGATTTGACTGAAGAAGGTAAGGAGAACCATTTGGCGAAATTGAGACAAGTTGTCCAGTATTGTGAAAACACCACTGATTGCAGAAGGAAGCAAGTGTTGCACTACTTCAATGAGACCTTCAACCCAATCAATTGCAAGAAACAGTGTgacaattgcaaaaactACAACCATGTaactgttgttgaaaaggatTGTACACAATATGCTCAGGACATTCTCAAACTCGTCAAATCgattcaaaatgaaaaggtGACTGTTTTACACTGTCAGGATGTATTCAAAGGTCTCAagtacaacaaaattaCTAAAATGGGTCACAACAATAATCCTTATCACGCAAAAGGCAAAAACTTGGACAAAACTGATGTTGAGAgaattttcttttactTGCTTAGTGAGGAGTGTCTTGTTGAATACCAGGTGATGAAAGGCGGCTTCGCTTCAAACTATGTCAGGGTTGGGAGAAACGCATCAAAGGTGTTGAATGGAAACAAAACTAttaaaattcaatttagcTCTTAGGTATATAGTCTATACATTATCATCGTGGTACACAAAAGTTGTTCTCTTGGGATCTTTTGGTGCACTCTTTGTATACTGGGTATCATCTGGTGGCCTTTCTGCAAGTTCGTTCGAATGCAACATGCTCTGGATACTGAGTAGTATGCTTTCAATGGAACATGCGGGCGTCCAATCTTCTCCAAGTAGGTTGAGACAAATATGGCCATTCGAATAGATGTGTGGGTGTAGTGGGATCGGTGAGGATGCGTAGTTGACAA is a genomic window containing:
- a CDS encoding Ubc15 E2 ubiquitin-conjugating enzyme, encoding MHPYHKRLAKEYQAITKANLPGVELVSSEELQSLLFKIHIDNHKLYPDDYYLQVTITDDYPVDSPSVVFVNYASSPIPLHPHIYSNGHICLNLLGEDWTPACSIESILLSIQSMLHSNELAERPPDDTQYTKSAPKDPKRTTFVYHDDNV